Proteins encoded in a region of the Brevundimonas vesicularis genome:
- the cpaB gene encoding Flp pilus assembly protein CpaB — MKPARIVVICIAAVSAIGLALVVRAMGSSSNEPTTPAAAAPVEVRPMAKVLVAAKDLEPGKRLVEADLEWKDWPVDEVNPVFITDGSTPVPAKPAAESATAKATDAVNRVAKAATELATTGAKSDYIGSVVREPILAGEPIVSRKIVRAGDSGYLAAYLEPGMRAMAIAVTVESAAGGFILPGDRVDVVLTAETNRDGAVEGATKSKFASGVVLQNIKVLAIDQATRVGDDAQAVVGATATLEVRPQDSVLLAQAKSEGELSLSLRSYADTAGPSGATRRPVAAVSQPQAVRIYRGGAPEVVAVP, encoded by the coding sequence ATGAAGCCCGCCCGCATCGTCGTCATCTGCATCGCCGCCGTCTCAGCCATTGGCTTGGCCCTCGTGGTCCGGGCCATGGGGTCGTCTTCGAACGAACCCACGACACCGGCGGCCGCCGCTCCCGTCGAAGTCCGCCCGATGGCCAAGGTGTTGGTCGCCGCGAAGGATCTGGAACCCGGCAAGCGTCTGGTGGAGGCCGACCTCGAATGGAAAGATTGGCCCGTCGATGAGGTCAATCCCGTCTTCATCACCGACGGCTCCACGCCGGTGCCCGCCAAGCCCGCTGCGGAAAGCGCAACGGCGAAGGCGACGGACGCCGTGAACCGCGTCGCCAAGGCGGCGACGGAGCTGGCCACGACCGGCGCCAAATCCGACTATATCGGCTCGGTGGTCCGCGAACCCATTCTGGCCGGAGAGCCCATCGTGTCGCGCAAGATCGTGCGCGCCGGCGACAGCGGCTATCTGGCCGCCTATCTGGAGCCGGGCATGCGGGCGATGGCCATCGCTGTGACGGTGGAATCCGCCGCCGGCGGGTTCATCCTGCCGGGTGACCGCGTCGATGTGGTGCTGACCGCCGAAACCAATCGCGACGGCGCCGTCGAGGGCGCGACCAAGTCCAAGTTCGCCTCGGGCGTCGTGCTGCAGAACATCAAGGTCCTGGCCATCGACCAGGCGACCCGCGTGGGCGACGACGCCCAGGCCGTCGTGGGCGCCACCGCGACCCTGGAAGTCCGACCGCAGGACTCGGTTCTGCTGGCCCAGGCCAAGTCCGAGGGCGAACTATCGCTGTCGCTGCGATCCTATGCCGACACCGCCGGGCCGTCCGGCGCCACGCGCCGCCCCGTTGCAGCCGTTTCCCAACCTCAGGCCGTGCGCATCTATCGCGGCGGCGCGCCCGAAGTGGTGGCCGTGCCATGA
- a CDS encoding type II and III secretion system protein family protein: MRTQPMCRPTMRKAAAAAACALLATLAAAPAGVAQTRAAVSTGAAQRLINLPRGTSFAVDLPADARDVIVSNPQVAEAMLHSPRRITVIGIAPGETDAVFLDAAGRTILSLRVRVDAGTSALQDTLSRIAPGGQIHAEAVNDSVILTGVADNPAQAAQAARVAAAFVSAPEKVINMISVAGSDQVTLRVRVVEVQRNALKQLGFSSDILKGAGIHSYGFSRPNTYGVNGSAAGGTGLCYGQNGGRTTNVSNSNTTTSQTSSGGASASGQQATSGSFPSTVTVTDVNGNVVQIPATAIGQSTVSSGSSNTITSAISNIASTAFQTLTGTNASGCLEAFERVGLARTLAEPNLTSVNGEAANFLAGGEFPLPTGRDRDGNITVIYKPYGVGLAFRPVVMSGGRISLQVKVEVSELTAQGGFTIGAGTPSSITLPGLTVRRSENTVELPSGGSMMIAGLLQETTRQTVDSLPGVTNLPVLGSLFRSRDYLMGETELVVIVEPYIVSPTSPDRMQTPADGLRVASDSQTIFFGQLNQVYGLPNAPPAGSVGYVIE, translated from the coding sequence ATGAGAACTCAACCGATGTGCCGACCCACGATGCGCAAGGCCGCCGCTGCCGCAGCCTGCGCCCTTCTGGCCACTCTGGCCGCAGCGCCTGCCGGCGTCGCCCAGACCCGCGCCGCCGTCTCGACGGGGGCGGCGCAGCGCCTTATCAACCTGCCGCGCGGCACCTCGTTCGCGGTAGATCTGCCCGCCGACGCCCGCGACGTCATCGTCTCCAATCCGCAGGTGGCCGAGGCCATGCTGCACTCGCCGCGGCGCATCACAGTTATCGGCATCGCGCCGGGAGAAACCGACGCCGTCTTCTTGGACGCAGCCGGCCGCACCATCCTGAGTCTGCGGGTTCGGGTGGACGCCGGCACCAGCGCGCTTCAGGACACGTTGAGCCGCATCGCTCCTGGTGGGCAGATTCACGCGGAAGCCGTCAATGACAGCGTCATCCTGACGGGGGTTGCAGATAATCCCGCTCAAGCGGCTCAGGCCGCGCGCGTGGCCGCCGCCTTCGTCTCAGCGCCGGAGAAGGTGATCAACATGATCAGCGTCGCCGGTTCCGACCAGGTGACGCTGCGGGTGCGCGTGGTGGAGGTGCAACGCAACGCGCTGAAACAGCTTGGCTTCAGCTCCGACATCTTGAAGGGCGCGGGCATCCATTCGTATGGCTTCAGCCGACCCAATACCTACGGCGTCAACGGATCGGCGGCCGGCGGAACGGGTCTGTGCTACGGTCAAAATGGCGGCCGGACGACTAACGTGTCGAACTCGAACACCACCACCAGCCAGACCAGTTCCGGCGGGGCGTCGGCAAGCGGTCAACAGGCGACGAGCGGTTCCTTCCCCTCGACCGTCACCGTGACAGATGTTAATGGCAACGTGGTCCAGATTCCTGCGACGGCTATCGGTCAGTCCACTGTGTCATCTGGCTCTAGCAACACGATCACCAGCGCCATCTCCAATATTGCGTCGACCGCCTTCCAGACACTGACGGGCACGAATGCGAGCGGCTGTCTTGAGGCCTTCGAACGCGTGGGATTGGCCCGGACGCTGGCCGAACCCAACCTGACGTCTGTGAATGGCGAAGCGGCGAACTTCCTGGCCGGCGGCGAGTTTCCGCTGCCGACAGGACGTGACCGGGATGGCAACATCACCGTGATCTACAAGCCCTATGGCGTGGGTCTGGCCTTCCGGCCGGTGGTGATGTCCGGCGGTCGCATTTCCTTGCAGGTGAAGGTCGAGGTTTCAGAACTAACGGCTCAAGGCGGTTTCACCATCGGCGCCGGCACGCCCTCGTCCATCACTCTACCGGGTCTGACGGTTCGGCGCAGTGAAAACACCGTGGAACTGCCATCGGGCGGATCAATGATGATCGCGGGCCTGCTTCAGGAAACCACGCGCCAGACAGTGGACTCTCTGCCGGGGGTGACCAACCTGCCGGTCCTGGGATCGCTGTTCCGATCGCGCGATTATCTGATGGGCGAAACCGAACTGGTGGTCATCGTCGAGCCCTATATCGTCAGTCCGACCTCGCCCGATCGGATGCAGACGCCGGCCGACGGCCTGCGCGTGGCTAGCGATAGTCAGACCATTTTCTTCGGCCAGTTGAACCAGGTCTACGGGCTGCCGAATGCGCCCCCGGCCGGTTCGGTCGGCTACGTGATCGAGTGA
- a CDS encoding CpaD family pilus assembly protein, with amino-acid sequence MTRTLIATLLTTTTLGLGACVGGPASLGGEPPLTPTSRYQLQVEPNLDRIALAVHDSGLSPAQNGALQELVGRYRYVDAVPMVIEAPAGNDPVALKIAYDIQSALAAYGVSPERITVVSYAAPDPRAPVVVGYQTIRAAVPQCGTAWGNLSRTGDNRSSSNFGCAVTANLAAQIEDPRDIQRPRTMTPADAGRRTVVFDAYRGGKPTSAEREELIRDTAVSRAVN; translated from the coding sequence ATGACTCGCACCCTGATTGCCACGCTTCTGACGACCACGACCCTGGGGCTCGGCGCCTGTGTCGGCGGCCCCGCCAGCTTGGGCGGCGAGCCGCCGCTGACGCCGACATCGCGTTATCAGCTCCAGGTTGAGCCCAATCTCGACCGGATCGCTCTGGCGGTTCACGACAGCGGCCTGTCGCCGGCGCAGAACGGCGCGCTGCAAGAGCTGGTCGGGCGCTATCGCTACGTCGACGCCGTGCCGATGGTCATCGAAGCACCCGCCGGAAACGATCCGGTGGCCCTGAAGATCGCCTATGACATCCAATCGGCCTTGGCGGCCTACGGTGTCTCGCCAGAGCGCATCACCGTGGTCAGCTACGCCGCGCCGGATCCGCGCGCGCCCGTGGTCGTCGGCTATCAGACGATCCGCGCCGCCGTGCCGCAGTGCGGAACCGCCTGGGGCAATCTGAGCCGGACCGGCGACAATCGGTCGTCATCCAACTTCGGATGCGCCGTGACGGCCAATCTGGCGGCCCAGATCGAGGATCCACGCGACATCCAGCGGCCACGCACCATGACGCCGGCGGACGCCGGGCGCCGAACTGTAGTGTTCGATGCCTATCGCGGCGGCAAGCCGACATCGGCCGAGCGCGAAGAACTGATCCGGGATACCGCCGTGTCCCGTGCGGTGAACTGA
- a CDS encoding AAA family ATPase translates to MSTAPAPREFDSFDDAFDVDMEFAPPVDDVAAPRSPLQFTPAASAMPAGAVPQPQSPPQAAPLAPVPAAPAYAPDAAGFNPVGDVVAQAQASLIDTGLAFTGLAPASNIGEVSVPRIAIHVFAERQDTLASAERAAQDRRLSRATTQIRVGGVAAAVETYQHEPTPPLIIVECLKDPQTLLWEVDQLAEVCDAGTKVVVIGATNDIILFRELMRRGVSEYLVAPLQPLQLIAAIGGLFNDPAQPFVGRTIAFVGARGGAGASAVAHNTAYAISERIGANTVIVDYDLPFGTAGLDFNQDPLSGVADALGQPDRLDSTLLDRMMVRCTDKLSLFAAPASLDTDWDITTEAFEEVTNQIRATAPFVVLDLPHLWSPWMRRTLISADEVVVVATPDLASLRNAKNMIDLIRQGRPNDAPPRLVLNQVGVPGRPEIPAKDFGAALGVHPSLIIPFDAKTFGAAANNGQMILDAGAKTKSAEAFQTLAQIVSRRELPMVAGPKAKPVKAGKAEKTKADGASKSLFANMFKKR, encoded by the coding sequence ATGAGCACAGCCCCAGCCCCTCGCGAGTTCGACAGCTTCGACGATGCGTTCGATGTCGATATGGAGTTCGCGCCTCCGGTTGACGACGTCGCCGCGCCGCGCAGCCCGCTTCAGTTCACGCCTGCGGCGTCGGCGATGCCGGCCGGTGCGGTGCCTCAGCCCCAATCGCCGCCTCAGGCCGCGCCTCTGGCGCCGGTCCCGGCCGCCCCGGCCTATGCGCCCGACGCCGCTGGCTTCAATCCGGTCGGTGACGTGGTCGCCCAGGCGCAGGCCAGTCTGATTGACACGGGCCTGGCCTTCACCGGCCTCGCTCCGGCCAGCAACATCGGCGAAGTGTCGGTGCCGCGGATCGCCATCCATGTCTTCGCCGAACGCCAGGACACCCTGGCCTCGGCCGAGCGCGCCGCTCAGGATCGCCGTCTGTCGCGCGCCACGACGCAGATTCGCGTCGGCGGCGTCGCCGCAGCCGTCGAGACCTATCAGCATGAGCCGACCCCCCCGCTGATCATCGTCGAGTGCCTGAAAGATCCCCAGACCCTGTTGTGGGAAGTCGATCAGCTGGCCGAGGTCTGCGACGCCGGCACCAAGGTCGTGGTCATCGGCGCGACGAACGACATCATCCTGTTCCGCGAGCTTATGCGGCGCGGAGTCAGCGAATATCTGGTCGCGCCCTTGCAGCCGCTGCAACTGATCGCGGCCATCGGCGGGCTTTTCAACGACCCGGCTCAGCCCTTCGTCGGCCGCACCATCGCCTTCGTCGGCGCGCGGGGCGGGGCAGGGGCTTCGGCGGTGGCGCACAACACCGCCTATGCGATCTCGGAACGGATCGGCGCCAATACCGTCATCGTCGACTATGACCTGCCGTTCGGCACGGCCGGCCTGGACTTCAACCAGGACCCGCTGAGCGGCGTCGCCGATGCCCTGGGCCAGCCCGACCGGCTGGATTCGACCCTGCTGGACCGCATGATGGTTCGCTGCACCGACAAGCTGAGCCTGTTCGCGGCGCCCGCCAGTCTGGACACGGACTGGGACATCACGACCGAGGCGTTCGAGGAGGTCACCAACCAGATCCGCGCTACGGCGCCCTTCGTCGTGCTGGACCTTCCGCACCTGTGGTCGCCGTGGATGCGCCGCACCCTGATAAGCGCCGACGAGGTGGTGGTGGTGGCCACGCCCGACCTCGCCTCGCTGCGCAACGCCAAGAACATGATCGACCTGATCCGTCAGGGCCGCCCCAATGATGCGCCGCCGCGCCTGGTGCTGAACCAGGTCGGCGTGCCGGGTCGTCCCGAGATTCCGGCCAAGGACTTCGGCGCGGCGCTCGGCGTTCACCCCAGCCTGATTATTCCGTTCGACGCCAAGACCTTCGGTGCGGCAGCCAATAACGGCCAGATGATCCTGGACGCCGGCGCTAAGACCAAGTCGGCCGAAGCCTTCCAGACCCTGGCCCAGATCGTGTCGCGCCGCGAACTGCCGATGGTGGCGGGACCCAAGGCCAAACCCGTCAAGGCGGGCAAGGCGGAGAAGACCAAGGCGGATGGGGCGTCCAAATCCCTGTTCGCCAATATGTTCAAGAAGCGCTGA
- a CDS encoding CpaF family protein: MFGKRTGQPGAAPAPLRPAPAPASAPGGEPVSVFSMQPAAAPMAAPANASAFAYADEDLERAADAFDRASAPTHPAPADRLDALASRPKPKPTPEAPRPTGNVAGTGPKATAGLEQLKKAQAVAEIVREQSDYYHATKTTIFNALMNTIDLAQLAHLDQKAASEEIRDIVAELVAIKNVSMSVAEQEHLVQDIVNDVLGYGPLEPLLSRDDIADIMVNGAGRVFIEVAGKVQLTNVRFRDNTQLMNICQRIVSQVGRRVDESSPICDARLPDGSRVNVIAPPLAIDGPTLTIRKFKKDKLTMKNLVEYASISPEGARVLGVIGASRCNLVISGGTGSGKTTLLNTLTAFIDPTERVITCEDAAELQLQQPHVVRLETRPPNLEGQGTITMRDLVKNCLRMRPERIIVGEVRGPEAFDLLQAMNTGHDGSMGTLHANSPREAISRMESMITMGGYGLPSKTIREMIVGSVDVIIQAARLRDGSRRITHITEVVGLEGDVIVTQDLFVYDITGEDENGKIIGRHRSTGIARPRFWDRARYYGLERELADALDAAE; encoded by the coding sequence ATGTTCGGCAAACGCACAGGTCAGCCCGGCGCCGCTCCCGCGCCGCTGCGGCCGGCCCCCGCGCCGGCGTCTGCACCCGGCGGCGAACCTGTGTCCGTGTTCAGCATGCAGCCAGCCGCCGCGCCGATGGCGGCGCCGGCCAACGCATCGGCCTTTGCCTATGCCGACGAGGATCTGGAGCGGGCAGCCGACGCCTTCGATCGCGCGTCCGCGCCGACCCACCCTGCGCCGGCCGATCGTCTGGACGCCTTGGCGTCGCGTCCCAAGCCCAAGCCGACGCCTGAGGCTCCGCGTCCCACCGGCAATGTCGCCGGCACAGGCCCAAAGGCCACGGCTGGCCTTGAACAGCTGAAGAAGGCCCAGGCGGTCGCCGAGATCGTCCGGGAACAGAGCGACTACTATCACGCCACGAAGACGACGATCTTCAACGCGTTGATGAACACCATCGACCTAGCCCAGCTGGCGCATCTGGACCAGAAGGCGGCGTCGGAAGAGATCCGCGACATCGTAGCCGAACTGGTGGCGATCAAAAACGTCTCCATGTCGGTCGCCGAGCAGGAGCATCTGGTTCAGGACATCGTCAATGACGTCCTGGGCTATGGTCCGCTGGAGCCGCTGCTGAGCCGCGACGACATCGCCGACATCATGGTCAATGGCGCCGGCCGCGTCTTCATCGAGGTCGCAGGCAAGGTGCAGCTGACCAATGTCCGTTTCCGCGACAACACGCAGCTGATGAACATCTGCCAGCGGATCGTGAGCCAGGTCGGCCGTCGCGTGGACGAAAGCAGCCCCATTTGCGACGCCCGTCTGCCTGACGGTTCGCGCGTCAACGTCATCGCTCCGCCGCTTGCGATCGACGGCCCGACGCTGACGATCCGGAAGTTCAAGAAAGACAAGCTGACGATGAAGAATCTGGTGGAGTACGCCTCCATCAGTCCCGAGGGCGCGCGCGTCCTGGGCGTCATCGGCGCCTCGCGATGCAATCTGGTGATCTCGGGCGGCACTGGCTCGGGCAAGACGACCCTGCTGAACACCCTGACGGCCTTCATCGACCCGACCGAGCGAGTCATCACCTGCGAGGACGCCGCCGAACTGCAGCTGCAGCAACCTCACGTGGTCCGTCTGGAAACCCGCCCGCCCAACCTGGAAGGCCAGGGCACGATCACGATGCGGGATCTGGTCAAGAACTGCCTGCGGATGCGTCCCGAGCGGATCATCGTCGGCGAGGTGCGCGGACCCGAGGCGTTCGACCTGTTGCAGGCCATGAACACGGGCCACGACGGCTCGATGGGCACGTTGCACGCCAACAGTCCGCGCGAGGCCATCAGCCGGATGGAGTCCATGATCACCATGGGCGGCTACGGCCTGCCGTCCAAGACGATCCGCGAGATGATCGTCGGCTCGGTCGACGTCATCATCCAGGCCGCCCGCCTGCGCGACGGTTCGCGCCGCATCACCCACATCACCGAGGTCGTGGGCCTGGAAGGCGATGTGATCGTGACGCAGGACCTGTTCGTCTACGACATCACCGGCGAGGACGAGAACGGCAAGATCATCGGCCGCCATCGCTCGACCGGCATCGCCCGTCCCCGCTTCTGGGACCGGGCGCGCTATTACGGGCTGGAGCGCGAACTGGCCGACGCTCTGGACGCGGCGGAGTAG
- a CDS encoding type II secretion system F family protein: MLPILAAVLAFITIGGLGWVFVGGDDSSAQAVKRAQSLGEPKKSAAIARKAAAANTPEARRKQILLQLQDADRRERKARTTLASRLKQAGLSLSVRTFYIISAVVGLVTGLGALVFGLPILVVLGIALIFGLGLPRWVVGFLGKARMKKFSLEFPNAVDVIVRGIKSGLPVHECFKIIARESPAPLGPEFQKLVEGLGVGLTLEQALEKMYGRMPTSELRFFTIVIAIQQKTGGNLAEALGNLSAVLRARRMMGEKIKALSSEALASAGIIASLPPAVMTMVMFTTPSYMMPLFTDFRGNFMLLMAALLMATGVFVMKRMISFKF, translated from the coding sequence ATGCTTCCGATTCTCGCCGCCGTTCTGGCTTTCATCACCATCGGCGGACTGGGCTGGGTCTTCGTCGGTGGAGACGATTCCTCGGCCCAGGCCGTCAAACGCGCCCAAAGTCTGGGCGAACCCAAGAAGAGCGCCGCGATCGCCCGCAAGGCCGCCGCCGCCAATACGCCAGAGGCGCGTCGCAAGCAGATCCTGCTTCAGTTGCAGGACGCCGACCGCCGCGAGCGCAAGGCGCGCACCACTTTGGCGTCGCGCTTGAAACAGGCAGGTTTAAGCCTGAGCGTGCGGACCTTCTACATCATCTCGGCCGTGGTCGGGCTGGTGACCGGGCTGGGCGCTCTGGTGTTTGGTCTGCCGATCCTAGTGGTGTTGGGCATCGCGCTGATCTTCGGTCTCGGACTGCCACGCTGGGTCGTGGGTTTCCTGGGCAAGGCGCGGATGAAGAAGTTCTCGCTGGAGTTCCCCAACGCCGTCGATGTGATTGTTCGCGGCATCAAGTCGGGCCTGCCGGTCCACGAATGTTTCAAGATCATCGCCCGCGAGAGCCCCGCGCCGCTGGGGCCCGAGTTCCAGAAGCTGGTCGAGGGCCTAGGCGTCGGCCTGACCCTGGAGCAGGCGCTGGAGAAGATGTACGGCCGGATGCCGACGTCGGAACTGCGCTTTTTCACCATCGTCATCGCCATCCAGCAGAAGACCGGCGGCAATCTGGCAGAGGCGCTGGGTAATCTTTCGGCCGTGCTGCGCGCTCGTCGGATGATGGGCGAAAAGATCAAGGCGCTGTCGTCCGAAGCCCTGGCTTCGGCCGGCATCATCGCCTCCCTGCCGCCTGCAGTCATGACGATGGTTATGTTCACGACCCCCTCGTACATGATGCCGCTGTTCACCGATTTCCGCGGCAACTTCATGCTGTTGATGGCGGCCCTGCTGATGGCCACCGGCGTCTTCGTGATGAAGCGCATGATCTCGTTCAAGTTCTGA
- a CDS encoding type II secretion system F family protein, which yields METFVRFVTDPQNLLSIGVGVLVFATVITLLNSMSGGVELDKRMKAVAERRDDLKRRSRANIAAGQGALRHTDDGFKKRIVDRLNLTKLLEDPKVAGQMAQAGYRGPRPLTTFYFFRFASPFVFMIVAAFYLFVMKIVDWPTMNKVTATMAAAVAGFYAPNLYLKNRITKRRTSIMQAFPDALDLLLICVEAGMSIEAAITKVSQEMGPSSIDLAEELSLLSAELSYLPDRRMAYENLGKRTNHPGVKSVATAMTQAETYGTPLATALRVMAKENRDLRLSAAEKKASALPAKLTVPMILFFLPVLFIVILGPAILNVIDMMKDGR from the coding sequence ATGGAAACCTTCGTCCGCTTCGTCACCGATCCACAGAATCTGCTCAGCATAGGCGTGGGTGTGCTGGTGTTCGCCACTGTCATCACCTTGCTGAACTCGATGTCAGGCGGGGTCGAACTGGACAAACGCATGAAGGCGGTCGCCGAACGGCGCGATGACCTGAAACGCCGCTCACGCGCGAACATCGCCGCCGGCCAAGGCGCGCTGCGCCACACCGATGATGGCTTCAAGAAGCGGATCGTCGACCGGTTGAACCTGACGAAGCTGCTGGAGGATCCGAAGGTCGCAGGACAAATGGCCCAGGCCGGCTATCGCGGACCGCGTCCGCTGACGACCTTCTACTTCTTCCGTTTCGCCTCCCCCTTCGTCTTCATGATCGTGGCGGCCTTCTATCTGTTTGTGATGAAGATCGTGGACTGGCCCACGATGAACAAGGTGACGGCGACCATGGCGGCTGCTGTGGCGGGCTTCTATGCGCCGAACCTCTATCTGAAAAACCGCATCACCAAGCGCCGCACGTCGATCATGCAGGCGTTTCCCGATGCGCTGGACCTGCTGCTGATCTGCGTCGAGGCGGGCATGTCCATTGAGGCGGCGATCACCAAGGTCAGCCAGGAGATGGGGCCGTCGTCGATCGATCTGGCCGAGGAGCTGTCGCTGCTGTCGGCCGAGCTTTCCTATCTGCCCGACCGTCGCATGGCCTATGAAAACTTGGGCAAGCGCACCAACCATCCGGGCGTGAAGTCCGTGGCGACGGCCATGACCCAAGCCGAAACCTATGGCACGCCGCTGGCGACGGCTCTCCGCGTAATGGCGAAGGAAAATCGTGACCTGCGCTTGTCCGCCGCAGAGAAGAAGGCCTCGGCCCTGCCGGCCAAACTGACCGTGCCGATGATCCTGTTCTTCCTGCCGGTCCTGTTCATCGTCATCCTAGGGCCGGCGATCCTGAACGTCATCGACATGATGAAGGACGGGCGTTAG
- a CDS encoding SRPBCC domain-containing protein: MDDTRIEKRVGVQATSDRIWDLVADLSGWGAWNPIDRDVSGAIAYGGRLTMTEAWPDMAERQSSAQVVEWQPRARLVWAERRGFLFQSLRYIQIAELAPGNCIVAIGIRFSGIRGELFHDKHRPAMKKALESAAEGLKAAAERA, encoded by the coding sequence ATGGATGACACTCGCATCGAAAAACGCGTCGGCGTTCAGGCGACCTCGGACCGTATCTGGGATCTGGTCGCGGACCTGTCCGGCTGGGGCGCCTGGAACCCGATCGACAGGGACGTCTCGGGCGCCATCGCCTACGGCGGTCGGCTGACCATGACCGAGGCGTGGCCCGACATGGCCGAACGCCAGTCGTCCGCCCAAGTAGTGGAATGGCAGCCGCGCGCGCGGCTGGTCTGGGCCGAACGGCGCGGCTTCCTGTTCCAGAGCCTGCGCTACATCCAGATCGCGGAGTTGGCCCCCGGCAACTGCATCGTCGCCATCGGCATCCGCTTTTCAGGCATCCGCGGCGAGCTGTTCCACGACAAGCACCGCCCGGCGATGAAGAAGGCGCTGGAAAGCGCCGCCGAGGGTCTGAAGGCGGCGGCGGAGCGCGCCTAA
- a CDS encoding amidohydrolase, giving the protein MRRLLAAFPLSLLLATGTAQAQVDTASVDAAVQRVMPEVVAWRRDFHQHPELGFAETRSAGVIADHLRSLGLEVRTGVGKTGVIGVLRGARPGRTVALRADMDALPVQEATGLDFASSATGTYMGNTVPVAHACGHDMHMAMLMGAAEVLAGMKDRIAGTVVFVFQPAEEGAPPGEPKGGAALMIAEGALNDPKPQAIFGLHVVPGRPGSVFYRPEGFMAASDRVDIRLKGKQTHGAWPWRGVDVIAVAGQVVETVNTLTARTVDPTTTPTVFTIATINAGVRYNIIPDSATLSGTLRTFDTAQRDALVARAETAIDHVAEAYGATAEFGVKQNAALVFNDPGLSAWLAPVLTEAAGEGNVNPATPPTTVAEDFSYFQQAVPGVFYHLGASPDGVDPATSAPNHSPEFSPNEKVLPLGVKTHVLTALRFLERS; this is encoded by the coding sequence ATGCGCCGATTGCTCGCCGCCTTTCCCTTGTCGCTGCTGCTGGCGACCGGGACCGCTCAGGCTCAGGTCGATACGGCCAGCGTGGACGCCGCCGTGCAGCGCGTCATGCCAGAGGTCGTCGCGTGGCGGCGCGACTTCCACCAGCATCCCGAACTGGGCTTCGCCGAGACTCGCTCGGCCGGCGTGATCGCCGACCATCTGCGATCGCTGGGGCTGGAGGTGCGCACCGGGGTCGGCAAGACGGGGGTGATCGGCGTGCTGCGCGGCGCACGGCCGGGCCGGACGGTGGCTCTGCGCGCCGACATGGACGCCCTGCCGGTGCAGGAGGCGACGGGCCTCGACTTCGCCTCGAGCGCGACCGGGACGTACATGGGCAATACGGTGCCGGTGGCCCACGCCTGCGGCCACGACATGCATATGGCCATGCTGATGGGCGCAGCCGAGGTGCTGGCGGGGATGAAGGACCGGATCGCCGGCACGGTGGTCTTCGTCTTCCAGCCGGCCGAGGAGGGCGCGCCTCCGGGAGAGCCCAAGGGCGGGGCGGCCCTGATGATCGCCGAAGGGGCGCTGAACGATCCCAAGCCCCAGGCCATCTTCGGCCTGCACGTCGTGCCGGGCCGTCCGGGCAGCGTCTTCTATCGGCCCGAGGGGTTCATGGCGGCCTCGGACCGCGTGGATATCCGCCTGAAGGGCAAGCAGACGCACGGCGCCTGGCCCTGGCGCGGGGTCGATGTGATCGCGGTGGCGGGCCAGGTGGTCGAGACGGTCAACACCCTGACGGCGCGCACGGTCGATCCGACCACGACCCCGACCGTCTTCACCATCGCCACGATCAACGCCGGCGTCCGCTACAACATCATCCCCGACAGCGCGACGCTGTCGGGTACGCTGCGCACCTTCGATACGGCCCAGCGCGACGCTCTGGTCGCCCGCGCCGAAACCGCCATCGACCACGTCGCCGAGGCCTACGGCGCCACCGCCGAGTTCGGCGTCAAACAGAACGCGGCCCTGGTGTTCAACGACCCCGGCCTGTCCGCTTGGCTGGCCCCGGTCCTGACCGAGGCGGCGGGCGAGGGGAACGTCAACCCCGCCACGCCCCCGACCACGGTGGCCGAGGACTTCAGCTATTTCCAGCAGGCCGTCCCCGGCGTCTTCTACCACCTGGGCGCCAGTCCCGACGGCGTGGACCCCGCGACCTCCGCCCCCAACCATTCGCCGGAATTTTCACCGAACGAGAAGGTCTTGCCGCTGGGCGTCAAGACGCACGTCCTGACGGCGCTGCGGTTTCTGGAGCGGAGTTAG